The following are from one region of the Streptobacillus ratti genome:
- a CDS encoding pseudouridine synthase — MRLDKFLANSGIGTRKEVKEIIKTRKIFVNDKIVVSPDVQINEIKDVIKYENNIIRYTKFRYIMLNKPKGYISATDDSKQKTVLDLITDFKTYKLFPVGRLDIDTEGLLLLTNDGDLAHNLLSPRKHVEKKYYVELNSPISFDDIQNIESGIDIGEGIVTKASKIIKIDDYKLYIIITEGKFHQVKRMFKAVHNEVKYLKRISMGSLTLDENLNLGEYRELTDEELRNLL; from the coding sequence ATGAGATTAGATAAATTTTTAGCCAATAGTGGAATAGGGACTAGAAAAGAAGTAAAAGAAATTATTAAAACTAGAAAAATATTTGTCAATGATAAAATTGTAGTATCTCCTGATGTACAAATTAATGAAATAAAAGATGTTATTAAATATGAAAATAATATAATTAGATACACTAAATTTAGATATATCATGTTAAATAAACCAAAGGGATATATAAGTGCAACTGATGATAGTAAACAAAAAACAGTTTTAGATTTAATTACAGATTTTAAAACATATAAATTATTTCCTGTTGGTAGATTGGATATTGATACAGAGGGATTATTACTATTAACAAATGATGGTGATTTAGCACATAATTTACTTTCACCTAGAAAGCATGTTGAAAAAAAGTATTATGTCGAATTAAATTCACCTATTTCTTTTGATGATATACAAAATATTGAAAGTGGAATAGATATAGGAGAAGGAATAGTTACTAAAGCTTCTAAAATAATTAAAATTGATGATTACAAATTATATATAATTATAACTGAGGGTAAATTTCATCAGGTAAAACGTATGTTTAAAGCAGTCCATAATGAAGTGAAATATCTTAAAAGAATTTCTATGGGTTCTTTAACATTAGATGAAAATTTAAATTTAGGAGAATATAGGGAATTAACAGATGAAGAATTGAGGAACTTATTATGA